The DNA sequence TGAAGTATTGGATAAGATGCGTTTTACCGTTCCTACGCCTATTCAGCATAAGGCGATCCCTGTAGCAATAGAAGGCAAAGACATTATCGGTATCGCGCAGACAGGTACGGGCAAGACACTTGCTTTCGCCATACCTATAATTCAACAGTTTGCCCAGAAGAAAGGCAGATGCCTTATCCTTGCTCCCACAAGAGAGCTGGCCATACAGATAGACGAGGCATTTCAGAAGATAGCTGTGATCTTTGGTATACGCACAGCCGTTCTTATAGGCGGGGCATCCATGCATCTGCAATTACAGGCCCTGAGAAGAAATCCCCGCATTATAATAGCGACACCGGGCAGGCTTATTGACCACATGGATCAGCGCACAGTGATGTTGGCGGATGTCAGCATTCTAGTCCTTGACGAGGCCGACCGCATGCTCGATATGGGGTTTTTGCCGGATATTAAGCGCATCCTTAGAGTTATTCCGAAAGATAGGCAGACGATGCTTTTCTCGGCCACTATACCCGGAGAGATCATGGAAATAGCATCTGCCCATATGAAACTTCCGGTTCGCGTGGAGATGGCGCCCTCAGGCACTACGGCAGAACGCATTGTCCAGGAAGTCTTTGTCGTAAGAAAAGATATGAAAAAAGAGCTGCTCAAAAAGCTGCTCTATCAATATCACGGGCCGGTGCTTCTTTTTTCCCGCACGAAGATAGGCGCGTCTAAGATCACCCGCTTTATCAGAGAATTGGGCCACAGGGTCGCGGAGATACATTCCGACCGCTCCCTGCCGCAACGCCGGGAAGCGCTCGAAGGCTTCAAGAGAGGCAAATACAGGATACTTGTCGCCACAGATATCGCGTCAAGAGGCATTGATGTTATCGGAATAGAACTTGTCATTAATTATGATCTTCCTGAAGATGTCGAAAATTATGTACACCGGATCGGCCGCACAGGGCGCGCCGGCCATGAAGGCCGCGCCATCTCTTTTGCGACGCCGGAACAGGGCATGGATGTCAAGAGTATCGAAAAACTGATCAAAACCGATCTGTGCATATTGGAACATCCGGACCTTCCCCGCGAGAGATTTCTTCATCCTAAGCAGTATATACCTTCCAGCAGAAATAGGACCCATGGGCACGGGCAAAAGAGGCACTTTAAGCCGCACAG is a window from the Candidatus Omnitrophota bacterium genome containing:
- a CDS encoding DEAD/DEAH box helicase, whose product is MTQKLQQHSSFYSLGIAPRILEVLDKMRFTVPTPIQHKAIPVAIEGKDIIGIAQTGTGKTLAFAIPIIQQFAQKKGRCLILAPTRELAIQIDEAFQKIAVIFGIRTAVLIGGASMHLQLQALRRNPRIIIATPGRLIDHMDQRTVMLADVSILVLDEADRMLDMGFLPDIKRILRVIPKDRQTMLFSATIPGEIMEIASAHMKLPVRVEMAPSGTTAERIVQEVFVVRKDMKKELLKKLLYQYHGPVLLFSRTKIGASKITRFIRELGHRVAEIHSDRSLPQRREALEGFKRGKYRILVATDIASRGIDVIGIELVINYDLPEDVENYVHRIGRTGRAGHEGRAISFATPEQGMDVKSIEKLIKTDLCILEHPDLPRERFLHPKQYIPSSRNRTHGHGQKRHFKPHSRRNFGR